From the genome of Streptomyces sp. V2I9:
GCAGGGCGACCCCGAGGTCCTTGAGTTTCTCAATGAGCAGCTGACTGCCGAATTGACCGCCATCAACCAGTACTTCCTGCACGCCAAGATGCAGGACAACTTCGGATGGACCAAGCTCGCCAAGTACACCCGCGCCGAGTCCTTCGACGAGATGAAGCACGCCGAGATCCTCACCGACCGGATCCTGTTCCTGGAGGGGCTGCCGAACTACCAGCGGCTCTTCCATGTCCGGGTGGGGCAGACGGTCACCGAGATGTTCCAGGCGGACCGCCAGGTCGAGGTG
Proteins encoded in this window:
- the bfr gene encoding bacterioferritin; this translates as MQGDPEVLEFLNEQLTAELTAINQYFLHAKMQDNFGWTKLAKYTRAESFDEMKHAEILTDRILFLEGLPNYQRLFHVRVGQTVTEMFQADRQVEVEAIDRLKRGIEVMRAKGDITSANIFESILADEEHHIDYLDTQLELVEKLGEPLYIAQLIEQPES